GTAACTCATAGAAAATGATCTGATTTACATATTGTTGGGGATAGTGCAACTGTGGTAGATTCCCGGTTTCCCAGTATCCCCAATGACATTACACAGTACCTACATCAATATACATTACGATACCAGTTAATTACGGACCAATTAAACTTACTTACTACATAAGATTTATAATAACCAAGTGAATTctacacaaataatttaaaaaatcttacaaaacATGTCTACTAAAacctcttaaaaaaatgtaaatacaaatttacttatttacagcATCTTTCAACTCGGCACTAGCTTCAGTTTTGGAAGGGGATAGGTTTGGCCATAAGATAGAATGGTTCAAATGGCCACCGCCATTGAACTTGATAACATTTAGAAGACGTATTATCGTGTTCGTATCTGCTGCTgccaaattaaaatgtataaaatttaacTCACTTTCTTTAAAACTCTCAATACTGTTTAAAAACAATGTGAATTTTGCAGTCAATTTGAAATGTCACAGGACCTTTTTGTAGTATGTGATTATATCTgtttatacataaattatttagaatatGACAGGTCTAAGAGTGGTCTACCTACCATTAGCCTGTGCTTTAGCAAGTTTCTCTTCAGCAGCATTGAGATTGTTAATGTATGTGGCGTGATGCTTGCTGTGGTGCAGGCTCATGATCTCCCTGCTGATCACTGGCTCCAGAGCACTGTATTCATAGGGCAGTTCTGGAAGAGTGTGCTTCTGGCGAGCAGCGCCTACCGACGCCCTGTAAATAGCATAAATTAGCCAAATCAATAATACGCAATGACATCTTGCGGCTCCTGTGGTAGTGGCCCAGGGCAATGTCCGCTTTACATAATTAGGACGAGGGCATTATACATACAATTCgacattttaaaaagtttacaGCTAAGAATGATTGAAATAATTCAGGATTGAAACAACTAATTATCATAATCTTTGACTATCACGTGAATATATTGACTTCATTGAAgttgtgtataatattataatttatgctaTAAATGTTAGGTACTTACTGTATAAAGCGACGAGAGAACATGTTTAAAAAAGTAGTAAAACAAATGCAAAATTTACTTATGAGGGGTATAATAAATACACCGGTAACCAATTACCGGTTGATTGATTGGAAATTATCACAAAATCacaaataagaatttattatgCAACGAAAAGGAATTAAAACTTCTCCTGTCAAAACTACTGACAGCTGTGTATCAACGTCAAATGGTAaacatttgacattttatttaggtactgaTATTCTCGTCGGTCTGTTCTATGGTTAcgttcaaaaatattaaaatatatttgttattattaaatggttTACTGGCTAAACTACTTATTTTGTTTAGCACGCATATTATAAAATgcagtatttataattataaatttcttCGTAGACTAGAAGTAACGTCTGGTAATGAATATCACAATCACACAATCATCAAAACAAAGTTCCAATACCGGATTGCCCAGAAGTTGCAGTTGCCGGTGTCGACTGTCGAGACGTCACGTAGTCATCGTTCGTTATTTTTCATTAGTGTGCGCAGTAGAGCTATGTGCACGTGAGGTACTTGTGTTACATGTGTTTGTGTGCATATTGTTACGAGACGACGAACGTACGACAGTGCTGTGTGCTGTGAAGTTTTtgccaatatttttattgtgatcaCATGAATTGCTAcacttattttcattaaaatacaacTTTTTCAAGTTTATTAGAAATAACACTATCTAATTTGACGTAATCAAAGTGTTTTTGGTATAGTGTGGACATTGCTATAATAAGCGgtgcatttgtttatttatagacagTCGCAATTTGCAGTCATGTAATTATTCTTGTGGCGCTAAAATGTCTCAGAAGGATACAGCGATACATTTGTTAGCCGGAGGGTGAGTATTAGACCGCGGGAGGTCTGTGATATGATAAGTAGTATTATTGCATTGCGTTATCATCCCATAAATCTTTATCATAGTCTCGATGGCTACAGAATTCAAGTATTGGCACATGTGGCGAGACGTTGTTTACGCCAGCGTTTTCACTGTGCCTACGCGTGGCATACATCTACACaaacatcttaattttttttaatcaaactaCACATGAACTTTGGTCGTGCAGGCCAAGTTTCAGATCGACTAGAAACGTTATTAGTTTTCAGTTATTCAGTATCTGTTTGTTACATAAATGCAAACTACAAACTACCTTGAAAACGTAGATAACATAGTACTTACATTGTTGTGATTAACATAACACCACCAAGGAGTGTGGTTATGCATTTAAAAAGTGCCATAGTTTGATAAAAATTAGAATCTAAAATGGAATTAACTATTATAGTTGTAAATGCCAAAATTCTCAGGAACTAAACTAAAGaattatagaaaatacatttaattgggtactttgaaaataattatttcataataccAAGTGAAGTTACATTTCTTACATCAGTTTTACTTTTGCATAATCTTTCATCGGGCACTCTATTCATTCCTACTGTACTCTTATTAGTTTAGGTACAactctaacaaaaaaaaatccaatcagATTATTGAgtgaataggtaaataaaaaaaaccttaaaataaaatattattttgattacagctttattttaaaaaagaaggtcTTGATTATTctcttcattaaatatttaaactactTGAATGTGTTCAAGTAGTTTAAatattactactactattactattactactacttaCAGGAAACATTGTGTTTCCTTGAATAGGACCATTTAAGAAAAATGTTAGTTAGGctgtacattattattattattgtactgtTATCAAATTGAAATTCTTAGTAGCTACAATCTACATCCATTAAATTCTTTAGCAAAAATCTCATTTATGATAACAAAACCTAGCAACTGGTTTTATCTTAGCATTgattaacatatattatgtgtacaaataacagttataatttttattctaactAGGTAGTTCAAAATAAGAATGTGCCACCATTTtcttgtttatgttattttttttttcttatttgaatGTATTTAGAATTTCTTATTCTTCCAATAAGATTTCCAAATTGTAGGTACccactttaaataatttactttttgtgATACCTACATTTTTTGCACATATTAATTAGTTACACAAAATGGTATTCACTGCCTGTGCTGGTATAGGTTCTGTTTTATCTAAGCTTATTTGATGAATAaactttgattttataaatcaagttacatattaaaaatgttattcttTTTTCTGCAGAGTTGCAGGCACAGCTGGAGCTGTGGTGACATGTCCGTTAGAAGTAGTTAAGACCCGTCTCCAGTCCTCGAAAGGAGTTGGAATATCACCACCCTCACCTCCTCCGTCTGACAGCACAAACAATGCCAGGAAGAtttgttccaaaatacctaAACACCAGGTATGTACAACTTTATTGccagatattaaaatatattttcctttaatatttttatagcttaTTTTTTTCTGGTTTATGCTAATGGATACATGCCAAACTATGAATgttgtattaaaacaatattttgatgtGTAATGTTtaggtaaatacatataatttacttagatttataattattcttattagATTGAATCATTGAAATGAAAGGTGAATGAATGATAATATATTCTGTTATATCATAACAACTGaacttactttttttaatataaaataaattcatagttAGATTCTAGAAAAGTTATTAGGATGTAGTCTAGAACAATTACACTAGTATTTCCATTAACGAATTCcacaattcaaataaaatgtagcCAGGACATTAAAAAATTCTCAATGTCAATGTTGCCATATAAATTTAATTCGCGCTAAAACGACATTGTATTTCCTAATCGCTTTAAAACGAGTttgcaaaaaattaaatactaaaaacatTACTTAGTCAATCAATAGGAAACCCAACGCGTTGTTTAGATTCAGACACTTATCTTCCATTGATCAAGGTGCTTTTAATATccaaaatattcataaaaaaaaaacagtaccaGACGAATGTCGAATGATTCGATGCATCACTCGTGTTTACCAAAGTCACTGTTGAATCGATAAAAGATAAACTGTTTGTTTCTTGCTCATAAATTATGCCGTTCGTGCTGAGCACAGCTAACCGCACGACCTTAGCGACTATTATAGACTTCGACATAgtt
This sequence is a window from Spodoptera frugiperda isolate SF20-4 chromosome 5, AGI-APGP_CSIRO_Sfru_2.0, whole genome shotgun sequence. Protein-coding genes within it:
- the LOC118271586 gene encoding superoxide dismutase [Mn] 1, mitochondrial isoform X1; its protein translation is MFSRRFIQASVGAARQKHTLPELPYEYSALEPVISREIMSLHHSKHHATYINNLNAAEEKLAKAQANAADTNTIIRLLNVIKFNGGGHLNHSILWPNLSPSKTEASAELKDAVNKDFGSWDNMKNQLAAASVAVQGSGWGWLGYNQQMKKLQIATCQNQDPLQATTGLVPLFGIDVWEHAYYLQYKNVRADYVKAIFDVANWGDVSKRYENALK